The Metabacillus schmidteae nucleotide sequence GAAGTAACTTTGGTTCTTTATGTATAAGGGTAAGAAGTTCTGATAGGGAGAAGTCATTAATATCCTTATTAAGATCCTTATATGTTCGGCTTCTTGTTGCCAGAATTTCATCGATTCCCTCTGTTGTTAGTTTTAGTATCAACTTGAGTTCATCAATCGTAGGGGTATCACGGAAAAGATGTCTTTCTTTAAAATCAACATTTCGGGCTTTGAGCCAATTTTTAGTTTTTCTGCATGATGTACAACTCGGATAGCTGAAAAATGTTAGATGTTTCACTCTGCTTCCTCCTCGGGTATAAATGTATCATTAAGTGCAAATAATCACATACCCTAATTGTATAATATTCGTATAATATTTGTATAGTTATCTATTTCTTCATAATTTGTACTTTTTTACACATATATAAT carries:
- a CDS encoding Spx/MgsR family RNA polymerase-binding regulatory protein, yielding MKHLTFFSYPSCTSCRKTKNWLKARNVDFKERHLFRDTPTIDELKLILKLTTEGIDEILATRSRTYKDLNKDINDFSLSELLTLIHKEPKLLRRPIITDGNQLVVGYNPQELSKLARKQGA